The following proteins come from a genomic window of Corallococcus sp. NCRR:
- the rpoB gene encoding DNA-directed RNA polymerase subunit beta, with product MPTQIQNNFRVRKTFAKIAKIIDIPNLINIQKQSYEKFLQADIAPEKREDLGLQGVFKSVFPIRDFNETSSLEFVSYHLEKPKYDVDECHQRGMTYSAPIKVVVRLVVWDKDEETGAQSIRDVKEQEVYFGEIPLMTQNGTFIINGTERVVVSQLHRSPGAFFDHDKGKSHSSGKLLYNARIIPYRGSWIDFEFDHKDLLYVRIDRRRKLPATVLIRALGAVGDTAKKNPLDFKGSTEEILNYYYATETIYLQSAADFEKSVELELLPGQRATRDIKTKSGELIVKKNRKFTRAAIKKLEAAKMTKLPIDADELFTKVSAYDVVDENTGEVILECNEEVSQEKVDELLKRDIKEFKVLFIDNLNVGPYLRETLMLDKIESPEQAIMEIYRRLRPGDPPTPETATNLFSNLFFNPERYDLSKVGRLKLNFKFSLEEPLDGQILTKRDILEVIRYLIDLKNGKGTIDDIDHLGNRRVRAVGELLENQYRIGLVRMERAIKERMSLQEIETLMPHDLINAKPVTAVIKEFFGSSQLSQFMDQTNPLSEVTHKRRLSALGPGGLTRERAGFEVRDVHPTHYGRICPIETPEGPNIGLIASLSTYARVNEFGFVETPYRKVDAGSVTGDVAFYSALEEEKHTIAQANAETDKKGKFLNALVQSRRSGEFVQVKAEDVDLMDVSPNQLVSVAASLIPFLENDDANRALMGSNMQRQAVPLLRTAAPLVGTGIEAIVARDSGVTCVARRDGIVESVDASRIVVKADSNAALSDVSSEVDIYNLLKYQRSNQNTCLNQKPIIRKGDRVKKGDVIADGPATETGELALGQNIVVAFMPWQGYNFEDSILLSERILKEDVFTSIHIEEFECIARDTKLGKEEITRDIPNVGEEALKDLDESGIIRIGAEVKPGDVLVGKITPKGETQLSPEEKLLRAIFGEKAGDVRDSSLRVPPGVVGTVINAKVFSRKGVEKDERAKQIESMEEAKLLKDQNDEIKVLQDSAYSRLRGLVRGKEVQGKLVDDKGKILLKKGDILNDELLATVPYKYWGEISVGDPLDARLRDILRNLEETKEAVKLAFGEKIARIKKGDELPPGVIKMVKVYVAIKRKLAVGDKMAGRHGNKGVVSRVLPEEDMPYLEDGRPVDIVLNPLGVPSRMNIGQILEVHLGWAAKGVGEQLQRYLEENFSGEQLKKQLKTVYDDKAFGDFVDGLSDQEVQDLCRRLKKGIHVATPVFDGARETELHALFDEGRLPRSGQMVLFDGRTGEPFDQNVTVGVMYMLKLHHLVDEKIHARSIGPYSLVTQQPLGGKAQFGGQRLGEMEVWAMEAYGAAYTLQEFLTVKSDDVVGRTRMYEAIVKGDNVLESGLPESFNVLLKELQSLALDVELLESAPPERQRSFGGDFLGGGDGEDRKSGTEA from the coding sequence ATGCCGACGCAGATCCAGAACAATTTCCGCGTGCGGAAGACCTTCGCGAAAATCGCGAAGATCATCGACATTCCCAATCTCATCAACATCCAGAAGCAATCCTACGAGAAGTTCCTCCAGGCCGACATCGCCCCGGAGAAGCGTGAGGACCTTGGCCTTCAGGGTGTCTTCAAGTCCGTCTTCCCGATCCGGGACTTCAACGAGACCTCCTCGCTGGAGTTTGTGAGCTATCACCTGGAGAAGCCGAAGTACGACGTCGATGAGTGCCACCAGCGTGGAATGACCTACTCGGCGCCTATCAAGGTCGTCGTGCGCCTGGTCGTCTGGGACAAGGACGAGGAGACCGGCGCCCAGTCCATCCGCGACGTGAAGGAGCAGGAGGTCTACTTCGGCGAAATCCCGCTGATGACCCAGAACGGTACGTTCATCATCAACGGCACCGAGCGCGTCGTGGTGAGCCAGCTGCACCGCAGCCCGGGTGCGTTCTTCGACCACGACAAGGGCAAGAGCCATTCGTCGGGCAAGCTGCTCTACAACGCCCGCATCATCCCGTACCGCGGCTCGTGGATCGACTTCGAGTTCGACCACAAGGACCTGCTGTACGTGCGCATCGACCGGCGCCGCAAGCTGCCGGCGACCGTGCTCATCCGCGCCCTGGGCGCCGTCGGTGACACGGCGAAGAAGAACCCGCTCGACTTCAAGGGTTCCACCGAGGAAATCCTCAACTACTACTACGCCACCGAGACCATCTACCTGCAGAGCGCCGCGGACTTCGAGAAGTCCGTCGAGCTGGAGCTCCTGCCGGGTCAGCGCGCCACGCGCGACATCAAGACCAAGTCCGGTGAGCTGATCGTCAAGAAGAACCGCAAGTTCACCCGCGCCGCCATCAAGAAGCTCGAAGCGGCGAAGATGACCAAGCTGCCCATCGACGCGGACGAGCTCTTCACCAAGGTGTCCGCCTACGACGTGGTGGACGAGAACACCGGTGAGGTCATCCTCGAGTGCAACGAGGAGGTCTCCCAGGAGAAGGTGGACGAGCTCCTCAAGCGCGACATCAAGGAGTTCAAGGTCCTCTTCATCGACAACCTCAACGTGGGTCCGTACCTGCGTGAGACGTTGATGCTGGACAAGATCGAGTCGCCCGAGCAGGCCATCATGGAGATCTACCGGCGTCTGCGCCCGGGCGATCCCCCGACGCCGGAGACGGCGACGAACCTGTTCAGCAACCTGTTCTTCAACCCGGAGCGCTACGACCTGTCCAAGGTCGGCCGCCTCAAGCTGAACTTCAAGTTCAGCCTCGAAGAGCCCCTCGACGGTCAGATCCTGACCAAGCGCGACATCCTGGAGGTCATCCGCTACCTGATCGACCTGAAGAACGGCAAGGGCACGATCGACGACATCGACCACCTGGGCAACCGCCGCGTCCGCGCGGTGGGCGAGCTGCTGGAGAACCAGTACCGCATCGGCCTCGTCCGCATGGAGCGCGCGATCAAGGAGCGCATGAGCCTCCAGGAGATCGAGACGCTCATGCCGCACGACCTGATCAACGCCAAGCCGGTGACGGCGGTGATCAAGGAGTTCTTCGGCTCCAGCCAGCTGTCGCAGTTCATGGACCAGACGAACCCGCTCTCGGAAGTCACGCACAAGCGCCGTCTGTCCGCGCTCGGGCCTGGCGGCCTCACGCGTGAGCGCGCGGGCTTCGAGGTCCGCGACGTGCACCCGACGCACTACGGCCGCATCTGCCCCATCGAGACGCCGGAAGGCCCGAACATCGGCCTCATCGCGTCGCTGTCGACCTACGCGCGCGTCAACGAGTTCGGCTTCGTGGAGACGCCGTACCGCAAGGTGGACGCGGGCAGCGTCACGGGGGACGTGGCCTTCTACTCGGCGCTGGAGGAGGAGAAGCACACCATCGCCCAGGCCAACGCGGAGACGGACAAGAAGGGCAAGTTCCTCAACGCGCTGGTGCAGAGCCGCCGCAGCGGCGAGTTCGTCCAGGTCAAGGCCGAGGACGTGGACCTGATGGACGTGTCCCCGAACCAGCTGGTGTCGGTGGCCGCCTCCCTCATCCCGTTCCTGGAGAACGACGACGCGAACCGCGCGCTCATGGGCTCCAACATGCAGCGCCAGGCGGTGCCGCTCCTGCGCACCGCGGCCCCGCTCGTGGGCACGGGCATCGAGGCCATCGTCGCGCGCGACTCGGGCGTGACGTGCGTGGCCCGCCGTGACGGCATCGTGGAGTCGGTGGACGCCAGCCGCATCGTGGTGAAGGCGGACTCCAACGCGGCCCTGAGCGACGTGTCGAGCGAGGTCGACATCTACAACCTGCTCAAGTACCAGCGCTCCAACCAGAACACGTGCCTCAACCAGAAGCCCATCATCCGCAAGGGTGACCGGGTGAAGAAGGGCGACGTGATCGCGGACGGTCCGGCCACCGAGACCGGTGAGCTGGCGCTGGGACAGAACATCGTCGTCGCGTTCATGCCGTGGCAGGGCTACAACTTCGAAGACTCCATCCTGCTCAGCGAGCGCATCCTCAAGGAGGACGTCTTCACGTCCATCCACATCGAGGAGTTCGAGTGCATCGCGCGCGACACCAAGCTGGGCAAGGAGGAGATCACCCGCGACATCCCGAACGTGGGTGAGGAAGCCCTCAAGGACCTGGACGAGAGCGGCATCATCCGCATCGGCGCCGAGGTGAAGCCCGGCGACGTGCTGGTGGGCAAGATCACCCCGAAGGGCGAGACCCAGCTGTCTCCCGAAGAGAAGCTGCTGCGCGCCATCTTCGGTGAGAAGGCCGGCGACGTGCGCGACAGCTCCCTGCGCGTGCCCCCGGGCGTGGTCGGCACCGTCATCAACGCCAAGGTGTTCAGCCGCAAGGGCGTGGAGAAGGACGAGCGCGCCAAGCAGATCGAGTCCATGGAGGAGGCGAAGCTCCTCAAGGACCAGAACGACGAGATCAAGGTCCTCCAGGACTCCGCGTACAGCCGCCTCCGCGGGCTGGTCCGCGGCAAGGAGGTCCAGGGCAAGCTCGTGGACGACAAGGGGAAGATCCTCCTGAAGAAGGGGGACATTCTCAACGACGAGCTGCTGGCCACGGTGCCGTACAAGTACTGGGGCGAGATCTCCGTCGGTGATCCGCTGGACGCGCGCCTGCGCGACATCCTGCGCAACCTGGAGGAGACGAAGGAGGCCGTGAAGCTGGCCTTCGGCGAGAAGATCGCCCGCATCAAGAAGGGCGACGAGCTCCCCCCGGGCGTCATCAAGATGGTGAAGGTGTACGTCGCCATCAAGCGCAAGCTCGCGGTGGGCGACAAGATGGCCGGCCGCCACGGCAACAAGGGCGTCGTGTCCCGCGTCCTCCCCGAGGAGGACATGCCGTACCTGGAGGACGGGCGTCCGGTGGACATCGTCCTCAACCCGCTCGGCGTTCCGTCCCGCATGAACATCGGGCAGATCCTCGAGGTCCACCTGGGTTGGGCCGCGAAGGGCGTGGGCGAGCAGTTGCAGCGCTACCTTGAGGAGAACTTCAGCGGCGAGCAGCTCAAGAAGCAGCTGAAGACCGTGTACGACGACAAGGCCTTCGGCGACTTCGTGGACGGCCTGTCCGACCAGGAGGTCCAGGACCTCTGCCGCCGCCTGAAGAAGGGCATCCACGTGGCGACGCCGGTGTTCGACGGCGCTCGCGAGACGGAGCTGCACGCCCTCTTCGACGAGGGCCGGCTGCCTCGCTCCGGTCAGATGGTGCTCTTCGACGGCCGCACGGGTGAGCCGTTCGACCAGAACGTCACCGTGGGCGTGATGTACATGCTCAAGCTGCACCACCTGGTGGACGAGAAGATCCACGCCCGTTCCATCGGGCCCTACTCGCTCGTCACGCAGCAGCCCCTGGGCGGCAAGGCCCAGTTCGGCGGTCAGCGTCTGGGCGAGATGGAAGTCTGGGCGATGGAGGCCTACGGCGCGGCGTACACGCTGCAGGAGTTCCTCACGGTCAAGTCGGACGACGTGGTGGGCCGCACGCGCATGTACGAGGCGATCGTCAAGGGCGACAACGTCCTGGAGTCCGGCCTGCCCGAGTCGTTCAACGTGCTCCTCAAGGAGCTCCAGTCGCTGGCCCTGGACGTGGAGCTGCTGGAGAGCGCGCCCCCGGAGCGTCAGCGCAGCTTCGGCGGTGACTTCCTGGGCGGCGGCGACGGCGAGGACCGGAAGTCGGGGACCGAGGCTTAA
- the rplL gene encoding 50S ribosomal protein L7/L12: MADLNAIAEELSKLTVLEAGELVKLLENKWGVSAAAVAVAAAGPAAAAAPVEEKTEFNVVLANAGANKINVIKEIRAITGLGLKEAKDLVEGAPKTVKEGVNKDDAKKIKDQLVAAGATVEIK; encoded by the coding sequence ATGGCCGATTTGAACGCGATTGCTGAAGAACTCTCGAAGCTCACCGTCCTCGAGGCGGGCGAGCTCGTGAAGCTGCTGGAGAACAAGTGGGGCGTTTCCGCCGCCGCCGTGGCCGTTGCCGCCGCGGGCCCCGCCGCCGCCGCCGCTCCGGTTGAGGAGAAGACGGAGTTCAACGTGGTGCTGGCGAACGCCGGCGCCAACAAGATCAACGTCATCAAGGAGATCCGCGCCATCACCGGCCTGGGCCTGAAGGAGGCCAAGGACCTGGTCGAGGGCGCGCCCAAGACGGTCAAGGAAGGCGTCAACAAGGACGACGCCAAGAAGATCAAGGACCAGCTCGTCGCGGCTGGCGCCACCGTCGAGATCAAGTAG
- the rplJ gene encoding 50S ribosomal protein L10, which produces MLKSEKEEMIKELHEKFSRTKTAVLVESSKVNVETVTKLRRKFREGKVEYKVIKNTLARRAAQGTTVSAISDDFTGPVALCISYDDEVAPAKILMDFIKDMETIKVRSAVVAGNKVDANGVKALAKLPGLNELRGMLLGMLNQPAGKLVRTIAAPGSQLARVIQAHADKAQGQ; this is translated from the coding sequence GTGCTGAAGAGCGAGAAGGAAGAGATGATCAAGGAGCTTCACGAGAAGTTTTCGCGGACCAAGACCGCGGTGCTCGTGGAGTCCTCCAAGGTGAACGTCGAGACCGTCACCAAGCTGCGTCGCAAGTTCCGCGAGGGCAAGGTCGAGTACAAGGTCATCAAGAACACGCTGGCGCGCCGTGCCGCTCAGGGTACGACCGTCTCCGCGATTTCTGATGACTTCACCGGTCCCGTGGCGCTGTGCATCAGCTACGACGACGAGGTGGCTCCTGCGAAGATCCTGATGGATTTCATCAAGGACATGGAGACCATCAAGGTCCGTAGCGCCGTCGTCGCCGGTAACAAGGTCGACGCCAACGGCGTGAAGGCACTGGCGAAGCTGCCGGGCCTCAATGAGCTGCGCGGGATGTTGCTCGGCATGCTCAACCAGCCTGCAGGCAAGCTGGTCCGGACCATCGCGGCCCCCGGGTCGCAGCTCGCGCGCGTCATCCAGGCGCACGCGGACAAGGCGCAGGGGCAGTAA
- the rplA gene encoding 50S ribosomal protein L1 yields the protein MANSGKKFRASNELVDRNKRYPVAEGFALLKKTVETRATKYDQTVDVAINLGVDPKHADQMVRGAVVLPHGTGATVRVAVFAKGERATEAANAGADIVGAEDLQKRIEEGFLDFDTVIATPDMMGVVGRLGKVLGPRGLMPNPKVGTVTMDVAKAIRDSKGGKVDFRAEKAGIVHAKMGKASFAADKLEANFNALVDLVMKLKPATAKGVYLQGIAISTTMGPGIKLDTQEILARHR from the coding sequence ATGGCTAACTCCGGAAAGAAGTTCCGCGCGTCCAACGAGCTGGTGGACCGCAACAAGCGCTACCCCGTCGCCGAGGGTTTCGCGCTGCTGAAGAAGACCGTCGAGACCCGCGCGACGAAGTACGACCAGACGGTCGACGTCGCCATCAACCTGGGCGTGGACCCAAAGCACGCGGACCAGATGGTCCGTGGCGCCGTGGTGCTCCCGCACGGCACCGGTGCCACCGTGCGCGTGGCCGTGTTCGCCAAGGGTGAGCGCGCCACCGAGGCCGCCAACGCCGGCGCGGACATCGTCGGCGCCGAGGACCTCCAGAAGCGCATCGAGGAGGGTTTCCTCGACTTCGACACCGTCATCGCGACGCCGGACATGATGGGTGTCGTCGGTCGCCTCGGTAAGGTGCTCGGTCCCCGTGGCCTCATGCCGAACCCGAAGGTCGGCACCGTGACCATGGACGTCGCCAAGGCCATCCGCGACTCCAAGGGCGGTAAGGTGGACTTCCGCGCCGAGAAGGCGGGCATCGTCCACGCCAAGATGGGCAAGGCCTCCTTCGCCGCGGACAAGCTCGAGGCGAACTTCAATGCGCTGGTGGACCTGGTGATGAAGCTCAAGCCGGCCACCGCCAAGGGCGTGTACCTGCAGGGCATCGCCATCTCGACAACCATGGGGCCGGGCATCAAGCTCGACACCCAGGAAATCCTGGCGCGTCACCGCTAG
- the rplK gene encoding 50S ribosomal protein L11 has product MKKVTGQVKLQIPAGKANPAPPIGPALGQQGVNIMEFCKQFNAKTQAEAKEGLIIPVIITVYQDRSFTFILKTPPAAILIKKAAGLHTEKKKGSGAKKPGKEKVGQITRKQLEEIANKKIQDTTAASIEACMNTIAGTARSMGIDVVG; this is encoded by the coding sequence ATGAAGAAGGTCACAGGTCAGGTCAAGTTGCAGATCCCCGCCGGCAAGGCGAACCCCGCCCCGCCGATTGGTCCCGCGCTCGGTCAGCAGGGCGTGAACATCATGGAGTTCTGCAAGCAGTTCAACGCCAAGACGCAGGCGGAGGCCAAGGAGGGTCTGATCATCCCGGTGATCATCACCGTGTATCAGGACCGCTCCTTCACCTTCATCCTGAAGACCCCTCCCGCCGCCATCCTCATCAAGAAGGCCGCGGGTCTCCACACGGAGAAGAAGAAGGGTTCGGGCGCGAAGAAGCCGGGCAAGGAGAAGGTGGGGCAGATCACCCGTAAGCAGCTCGAGGAGATCGCCAACAAGAAGATCCAGGACACCACCGCCGCGTCCATCGAAGCCTGCATGAACACCATTGCTGGCACCGCGCGCTCCATGGGCATCGACGTCGTCGGCTAG
- the nusG gene encoding transcription termination/antitermination protein NusG, translating to MAKKWFTVQTYSNYENQAKKNLEEQVRLKGLQDQDLIGEILIPMEQVVEMVNGEKKTTRRKLFPGYIFVQMELSDTTVHLVKNTSKVTGFPGVGQNEQPRPMSDREVERLTAQVTEGAHKAKPKVQFETSDTVRVIDGPFANFNGTVEEVNPEKGRVRVLVSIFGRATPVELDFMQVEKTTG from the coding sequence ATGGCGAAGAAATGGTTCACGGTCCAGACCTACTCGAACTACGAGAACCAGGCGAAGAAGAACCTGGAAGAGCAGGTGCGCCTCAAGGGCCTGCAGGACCAGGATCTGATTGGTGAGATCCTCATCCCCATGGAGCAGGTCGTGGAGATGGTGAACGGCGAGAAGAAGACCACCCGCCGCAAGCTGTTTCCGGGCTACATCTTCGTCCAGATGGAACTCAGCGACACCACCGTCCACCTGGTGAAGAACACCTCCAAGGTGACGGGGTTCCCGGGCGTCGGCCAGAACGAGCAGCCCCGGCCCATGTCGGACCGCGAGGTCGAGCGCCTCACCGCGCAGGTCACCGAGGGCGCCCACAAGGCAAAGCCCAAGGTCCAGTTCGAGACCAGCGACACGGTGCGCGTCATCGACGGCCCGTTCGCCAACTTCAATGGCACCGTGGAAGAGGTCAACCCGGAGAAGGGCCGCGTGCGCGTGCTCGTCAGCATCTTCGGCCGTGCGACCCCCGTGGAGCTCGATTTCATGCAGGTGGAGAAGACCACCGGCTAG
- the secE gene encoding preprotein translocase subunit SecE has product MATASEASQQANRSGIDPKRLVVIFYLVAGIVLALFLEHVFGLLWSRFGWSDAELFEGLGWRVSTLVGYAAGLALVLAAYFHPRTHALSIDVASELMKVTWPTWSETRASTMAVVVASLVAAVLLFCIDTVAYNLMVEWLPALWGKL; this is encoded by the coding sequence ATGGCGACGGCATCTGAGGCCAGCCAGCAGGCTAACCGCTCGGGCATCGACCCCAAGCGGCTCGTGGTCATCTTCTATCTCGTCGCCGGCATCGTCCTGGCCCTCTTCCTGGAGCACGTCTTCGGGTTGCTGTGGAGCCGGTTCGGCTGGAGCGACGCGGAGCTCTTCGAGGGCCTCGGCTGGCGCGTGTCGACCCTGGTGGGCTACGCGGCGGGCCTGGCCCTGGTGCTGGCGGCCTACTTCCACCCTCGCACGCACGCCCTCTCCATCGACGTGGCGTCCGAGTTGATGAAGGTCACCTGGCCTACCTGGTCGGAGACCCGTGCGTCGACCATGGCCGTGGTCGTCGCCTCGCTGGTGGCGGCCGTTCTGCTCTTCTGCATCGACACCGTCGCGTACAACTTGATGGTGGAGTGGCTGCCTGCCCTGTGGGGGAAGCTGTAA
- the rpmG gene encoding 50S ribosomal protein L33 — translation MPKGNRSIISLECTTCKERNYTTTKNKRKSQDKLELSKFCPRCRKHTDHKEGKV, via the coding sequence ATGCCTAAGGGTAACCGTTCCATCATCTCGCTCGAGTGCACCACGTGCAAAGAGCGGAACTACACGACCACGAAGAACAAGCGGAAGAGCCAGGACAAGCTTGAGCTGAGCAAGTTCTGCCCTCGCTGCCGCAAGCACACGGACCACAAGGAAGGCAAGGTCTAG
- the tuf gene encoding elongation factor Tu: MSKEKFDRSLPHVNIGTIGHVDHGKTSLTAAITKVLAKTGGATFLAYDQIDKAPEERERGITISTAHVEYKTKNRHYAHVDCPGHADYVKNMITGAAQMDGAILVVSAADGPMPQTREHILLARQVGVPYIVVFLNKVDLLDDPELRELVEMEVRDLLKKYEFPGDTIPIVPGSAVKALEGDTSDIGEPAILKLMEAVDSYIPTPQRATDKPFLMPVEDVFSIAGRGTVATGRVERGVIKVGEEVEVVGLRATQKTVVTGVEMFRKLLDEGRAGDNIGALVRGLKREDMERGQVLAKPGSITPHTKFKAQIYVLSKEEGGRHTPFFKGYRPQFYFRTTDVTGTVKLPDNVEMVMPGDNIAIEVELITPVAMEKELRFAVREGGRTVGAGVVAEIIA; encoded by the coding sequence ATGTCCAAGGAAAAGTTCGATCGCAGCCTGCCCCACGTGAACATCGGAACGATTGGGCACGTGGACCACGGCAAGACGTCGCTGACCGCCGCCATCACCAAGGTGCTGGCGAAGACCGGTGGCGCCACGTTCCTGGCGTACGACCAGATTGACAAGGCGCCGGAAGAGCGCGAGCGCGGCATCACCATCTCCACGGCGCACGTGGAGTACAAGACGAAGAACCGTCACTACGCGCACGTCGACTGCCCGGGGCACGCCGACTACGTGAAGAACATGATTACGGGCGCGGCGCAGATGGACGGCGCCATCCTGGTGGTGTCGGCGGCGGACGGCCCGATGCCCCAGACGCGCGAGCACATCCTGCTGGCGCGCCAGGTGGGCGTGCCCTACATCGTGGTCTTCCTGAACAAGGTGGACCTGCTGGACGACCCCGAGCTGCGCGAGCTCGTGGAGATGGAAGTCCGGGACCTGCTCAAGAAGTACGAGTTCCCCGGCGACACCATCCCCATCGTCCCCGGCTCCGCGGTGAAGGCGCTGGAGGGTGACACCAGCGACATCGGCGAGCCGGCCATCCTGAAGCTGATGGAGGCGGTGGACAGCTACATCCCGACGCCGCAGCGCGCGACGGACAAGCCCTTCCTGATGCCGGTGGAAGACGTCTTCTCCATCGCCGGCCGTGGTACGGTGGCCACGGGCCGCGTCGAGCGTGGCGTCATCAAGGTGGGCGAGGAAGTCGAAGTCGTCGGCCTGCGCGCGACGCAGAAGACGGTGGTGACGGGCGTGGAGATGTTCCGCAAGCTGCTGGACGAGGGCCGCGCGGGCGACAACATCGGCGCGCTGGTCCGCGGCCTCAAGCGCGAGGACATGGAGCGCGGCCAGGTGCTGGCGAAGCCGGGCAGCATCACGCCGCACACCAAGTTCAAGGCGCAGATTTACGTGCTGTCGAAGGAAGAGGGCGGCCGCCACACCCCGTTCTTCAAGGGGTACCGTCCGCAGTTCTACTTCCGCACCACGGACGTGACGGGCACGGTGAAGCTGCCGGACAACGTCGAGATGGTCATGCCGGGCGACAATATCGCCATCGAGGTGGAGCTCATCACCCCGGTCGCGATGGAGAAGGAGCTCCGGTTCGCCGTCCGCGAGGGTGGCCGTACGGTGGGCGCCGGCGTCGTTGCGGAGATCATCGCCTAG
- the rlmB gene encoding 23S rRNA (guanosine(2251)-2'-O)-methyltransferase RlmB codes for MRERSPNKPSSGDRGGHEAPRYVHGVNPVLEALRAHPDAVERLFIVDGQVGAKAAGELLSRARDAGVRVEKVGRERLTSMAEGGVHQGVVAELRGFQYVELEDVLDAAKAKKQPALVVVLDGIQDPHNLGAIIRSAHALGAHGVVLAKDRAVQVTGTVAKASAGAVEYCPIARVTNISRALEQLKEAGLWVAAADVEGAEPLWSARLDGPLALVVGAEGAGVREGVLKHCDFRLRIPMGGQVGSLNASVSAAILLYEVARQRGRPSR; via the coding sequence ATGCGCGAGCGCTCCCCCAACAAGCCTTCCAGTGGTGACCGCGGCGGCCACGAAGCCCCGCGCTACGTCCATGGCGTCAACCCCGTGCTGGAGGCCCTGCGCGCCCACCCGGACGCGGTGGAGCGCCTCTTCATCGTCGACGGGCAGGTCGGCGCCAAGGCCGCGGGCGAGCTGCTCAGTCGAGCGCGTGACGCGGGCGTCCGGGTGGAGAAGGTCGGCCGCGAGCGGCTGACCTCCATGGCCGAGGGCGGCGTGCACCAGGGCGTCGTCGCCGAACTGCGCGGCTTCCAGTACGTCGAACTGGAGGACGTGCTGGACGCGGCGAAGGCGAAGAAGCAGCCCGCGCTCGTCGTCGTCCTCGACGGCATCCAGGATCCGCACAACCTGGGCGCCATCATCCGCTCGGCGCACGCGCTCGGGGCCCACGGCGTCGTCCTGGCCAAGGACCGCGCCGTGCAGGTGACGGGCACGGTGGCCAAGGCCTCCGCGGGCGCCGTCGAGTACTGCCCCATCGCGCGCGTCACCAACATCTCCCGCGCCCTGGAGCAGCTGAAGGAAGCGGGCCTCTGGGTCGCGGCCGCGGACGTGGAGGGCGCCGAGCCTCTGTGGAGCGCCCGTCTGGACGGGCCCCTGGCGTTGGTGGTGGGGGCCGAGGGGGCGGGCGTGAGGGAAGGCGTCCTCAAGCACTGCGACTTCCGCCTCCGGATTCCCATGGGCGGTCAGGTCGGTTCATTGAATGCGTCGGTTTCCGCCGCCATTCTGCTATACGAGGTCGCCCGTCAGCGGGGCCGTCCTTCCCGCTGA
- a CDS encoding ATP-grasp domain-containing protein has protein sequence MKITVLSRSASISSTRRIVEAGRARGHRVRVLNPLRVQMHLDGGSQATLFYDRKKLTPTDVVIPRIALSISTYGLAVVNQFGLARVPLVNHAQAIAQSRNKMRALQLLSAHGIDIPATVMARDAAHLKEMVGLVGGVPVLVKLLQGQEKHGVMVCESLQSLEAALEAVLGLGHNLVMQEYVRSTGQDVRVLVVGGEAIACVLRKPRPGRLSHTLNRGARLEALPLSPGHRATAEKVARLVGLEVAAVDILDVQGHPKVFEVNSSPALLEMEAATGLDLATPIIQRAEALVAGAAPVWTAALETPQALPPPPGRKGAVKVSAPRS, from the coding sequence ATGAAAATCACTGTCCTCTCGCGCTCCGCTTCCATCTCGTCCACGCGGCGGATCGTCGAAGCAGGCCGCGCGAGGGGACACCGGGTCCGCGTGCTCAACCCGCTCCGGGTGCAGATGCATCTGGACGGGGGCAGCCAGGCGACCCTCTTCTACGACCGCAAGAAGCTCACCCCCACCGACGTCGTCATCCCGCGCATCGCCCTGTCCATCAGCACCTACGGGCTCGCGGTGGTGAACCAGTTCGGTCTGGCGCGCGTGCCCCTGGTGAACCATGCCCAGGCCATCGCGCAGTCGCGCAACAAGATGCGCGCCCTCCAACTCCTGTCCGCCCACGGCATCGACATCCCCGCCACGGTGATGGCCCGGGACGCGGCCCACCTCAAGGAGATGGTCGGCCTGGTGGGCGGGGTGCCCGTGCTGGTGAAGCTCCTCCAGGGCCAGGAGAAGCACGGCGTGATGGTCTGCGAGAGCCTCCAGTCCCTGGAGGCCGCGCTCGAGGCGGTGCTCGGCCTGGGGCACAATCTGGTCATGCAGGAGTACGTGCGGAGCACCGGCCAGGACGTGCGCGTGCTCGTGGTGGGCGGTGAGGCCATCGCCTGCGTGCTGCGCAAGCCGCGCCCCGGGCGCCTCTCGCACACGCTGAACCGGGGCGCCCGTCTGGAGGCCCTGCCGCTGTCTCCCGGCCATCGCGCCACGGCGGAGAAGGTCGCGCGGCTCGTGGGCCTGGAGGTGGCCGCGGTGGACATCCTGGACGTTCAGGGGCACCCCAAGGTCTTTGAGGTGAACAGCTCGCCCGCGCTCCTGGAGATGGAGGCCGCGACGGGCCTGGACCTGGCCACGCCCATCATCCAGCGGGCGGAGGCCCTCGTCGCTGGCGCCGCCCCCGTCTGGACCGCCGCCCTGGAGACGCCCCAGGCCCTGCCGCCGCCGCCGGGGCGCAAGGGGGCCGTGAAGGTGAGCGCGCCGCGGAGTTAG